In the genome of Pontibacter actiniarum, the window GCATCCTGGAAAACAAGTACCAGGCCCAAGGCGGCTACAGTACCCCTGCTACACCAGTAACCCTGGCTAACGCCCCGCTGCGCCTGCTGTACTCGGGTACCATTGCAGCGATGAACGGAGTATTTGAAGCCGTTGACCTGGTGGAAAAGCTGCACCAGCAAGATGGAACTACTACTTTAACCATTATTGGCTACTGTGCACAAAGCCAGGAGCTACAACAACTGCGGCAACGCATCAGTGGCAAAGGCTATATCCGTATGATTGGGGGTGAGCACCTCGTACCTCATGCGCAAATTCTGCAAGCCATCTCCCAAAGCAATGTCGGGCTACTTCCCTATCGCCCGAACCCCAGCACCGCGCGCTGCGTCCCAACAAAGCTGTATGAGTACATGGCCTATGCCTTGCCCATGCTGGTGCAGCAGAACCCGCTGTGGCAGGAACTGCTTGAGCAGCACCAGGCAGGTTTGTCCATAGACTTTCAGCGGGTAAAAGCCGATGAAGTACGGCGCCGGTTGCGGCAGCAAAGGTTTTACACGGCCGGAGCGCCCCACAGTGTGTTCTGGCAAACGGAGGAGGAAAAGCTGCTTTCTGTCGTTAAGACTGCCTTAAGCGGAGAGGCATCTATCAATAATTTATTTTTAGATAAATCTAAATAAA includes:
- a CDS encoding glycosyltransferase, whose product is MSEKRILIASILKPINDTRMFEKLGLSLSKLPDTQVHIAGFQAPVPEAPDNVYFHPLFNFHRLSVRRFLAQRQYMRLLEKIKPHLVIASTHELLRSSQEYCRRYGAKLMYDVQENYALNLTSQGHYPPLLRQLLAFGVRKAESKAAPDVAHFLLAERSYAAELPFLPQGKYSILENKYQAQGGYSTPATPVTLANAPLRLLYSGTIAAMNGVFEAVDLVEKLHQQDGTTTLTIIGYCAQSQELQQLRQRISGKGYIRMIGGEHLVPHAQILQAISQSNVGLLPYRPNPSTARCVPTKLYEYMAYALPMLVQQNPLWQELLEQHQAGLSIDFQRVKADEVRRRLRQQRFYTAGAPHSVFWQTEEEKLLSVVKTALSGEASINNLFLDKSK